From a single Osmerus mordax isolate fOsmMor3 chromosome 6, fOsmMor3.pri, whole genome shotgun sequence genomic region:
- the LOC136943963 gene encoding membrane-spanning 4-domains subfamily A member 4A-like, protein MSCSVSTTTNGVVVITHVHPAGNGLGMGASSPTCMGRVGPVVSSVMERFREGHPKALGTVQIMVGAMIFLFGIVMAVGELNLEVIFGISVWGSIIYIIAGSLTIAAEKALNKCLVKASLGMNVVATVTAGIGTVVYSFDAFPIFNFCYEDIPCQRYWAKRQGISGVMALFSLLEMMVTISVSAFACKAVCHSPPEQVFIVGSHLPQGGPVPSQKTFDIPPNTYETLRTPKGAEEGLPAYDDNRPPQYSSAMIP, encoded by the exons ATGTCCTGCTCTGTATCAACAACCACTAATGGGGTGGTGGTCATCACCCATGTTCACCCTGCTGGGAACGGCTTGGGGATGGGGGCCTCTTCCCCCACCTGTATGGGTCGTGTAGGACCTGTGGTGTCGTCTGTGATGGAGAGGTTCCGTGAGGGACATCCAAAGGCTCTGGGG ACAGTACAAATCATGGTTGGCGCAATGATATTTTTGTTTGGAATCGTGATGGCTGTTGGTGAATTGAATCTTGAAGTAATATTTGGTATATCCGTCTGGGGCAGCATCATT taCATAATTGCAGGCTCTCTCACCATTGCAGCTGAAAAAGCATTGAACAAGTGCCTG gtgaAGGCTTCATTGGGAATGAACGTTGTTGCCACAGTGACTGCTGGCATAGGCACCGTTGTCTACTCTTTCGATGCTTTTCCTATCTTCAACTTTTGTTACGAAGACATACCATGTCAGAGATACTGG GCCAAACGTCAGGGAATTTCTGGCGTCATGGCTCTTTTCTCtttgctggagatgatggtcaCCATCAGTGTCTCAGCATTTGCCTGCAAAGCTGTCTGTCATTCCCCCCCTGAA CAGGTGTTCATCGTTGGCAGTCACTTACCACAAGGTGGCCCTGTACCTTCACAGAAAACATTTGACATCCCACCAAACACCTATGAG ACTTTGAGGACCCCAAAAGGAGCAGAAGAGGGATTGCCTGCCTACGACGACAACAGACCCCCCCAGTATAGTTCGGCTATGATTCCCTGA